Proteins encoded by one window of Deinococcus radiodurans R1 = ATCC 13939 = DSM 20539:
- a CDS encoding NAD-dependent epimerase/dehydratase family protein, which yields MTPNSVTPPQPGRVLLLGAGGFLGGVIARELRDAGVDVRTTTGDLTALTPADWAAQLDGASAVINAAGRTAGSLSDLTRANVLLLAGVLEAVQAADLRLIHLASAAEYGRTPEGEASREDGPAQPLSPYGASKLAGTVLLEEAVRTGRADALALRLTNPVGAGMNPGSLPGRAARELRAAAEQGLPSVRFGPLGAFRDFIAARDVGRAVLHFLHGQPGEEARGVLNLGSGVARPVRDLVTELARIAGYGGDLLEDAPGSPRSGDVPYQRADLTALKASGYTPGEDLAAALTELYSGGS from the coding sequence GTGACCCCCAATTCCGTAACCCCACCCCAGCCGGGCCGCGTCCTCCTGCTCGGCGCGGGCGGGTTTCTGGGCGGCGTGATTGCCCGTGAGCTGCGGGACGCCGGGGTGGACGTGCGGACCACGACGGGCGACCTCACCGCGCTGACGCCCGCAGACTGGGCCGCCCAGCTTGACGGCGCAAGCGCGGTCATCAACGCCGCCGGACGCACCGCTGGCAGCCTGAGCGACCTCACCCGCGCCAACGTGCTGTTGCTCGCCGGGGTGCTCGAAGCGGTGCAGGCGGCGGACTTGCGTCTCATCCACCTCGCCTCCGCCGCCGAGTACGGGCGCACCCCAGAGGGCGAGGCGAGCCGCGAGGACGGCCCTGCGCAGCCGCTTTCGCCTTACGGGGCGAGCAAGCTGGCAGGGACGGTGCTGCTGGAGGAAGCCGTGCGGACGGGCCGCGCCGACGCGCTGGCGCTGCGGCTGACCAACCCGGTGGGCGCAGGCATGAACCCCGGCTCGCTGCCGGGCCGGGCGGCGCGGGAGCTGCGGGCAGCAGCCGAGCAGGGCCTCCCCAGCGTGCGCTTCGGACCGCTGGGCGCTTTCCGGGACTTCATCGCGGCGCGGGACGTGGGGCGGGCGGTGCTCCACTTTCTCCACGGACAGCCGGGCGAGGAGGCGCGGGGCGTGCTCAACCTCGGCAGCGGCGTGGCCCGCCCGGTGCGCGACCTCGTGACCGAACTGGCGCGGATTGCCGGCTACGGCGGCGACCTGCTCGAAGACGCCCCCGGCAGCCCCCGCAGCGGCGACGTGCCGTACCAGCGGGCAGATTTAACGGCCCTTAAGGCGAGTGGGTACACCCCCGGCGAAGACCTGGCGGCAGCGTTGACCGAGTTGTATTCTGGTGGGAGTTAA
- the pelF gene encoding GT4 family glycosyltransferase PelF: MTLPLTSNSSPALPARAATRIALYTEGTYPQAHGGVSVWVDQLVRGLSDHQFAVQAIAGLPFTRMALEVPGNVQVEQVPLWGPPPGGAGGRLWQQAHRRAFAGEVLTAYETLLTGLCRLDVPTFSVALRRLSDLGQRGSLTPALDSARAAQLTLNLWDREAQTLAAQRDRLSPRLPRPTVAEALDVQIWLEHALRPLTAVPPEADVGHAVSNGFAAMLALHGLWQRGTPFVLTEHGIYLRERYIEFRRGRHAPGYKTMLLRFYRLLCSVAYQNAALVLPGSHYNRRWEERLGADPDRIQCVYNGIDPNIFPPAESEPEGPVVSWVGRVDPLKDLETLIRAFDLVRRRRPDARLRLFGGTPVGNEGYEQHCRQVAAGLNLDEHVKFEGRVDDITDAYRAGQVVALTSVSEGFPYTVIEAMAMGRPPVATRVGGVPEAVGDAGLIVRPRDALGVANALTKLLDDPALRQQLGQAARARVMDLFTLDGCLDAYRRAYPVARAARLSPSQGPGELW; the protein is encoded by the coding sequence ATGACTCTGCCCCTGACTTCCAATTCATCCCCGGCGCTCCCCGCCCGCGCGGCGACCCGCATCGCGCTGTACACCGAGGGCACCTACCCGCAGGCGCACGGCGGCGTGAGCGTGTGGGTGGACCAACTGGTGCGCGGGCTGAGCGACCACCAGTTCGCGGTGCAGGCGATTGCCGGGCTGCCGTTTACCCGCATGGCGCTGGAGGTGCCCGGCAACGTGCAGGTCGAGCAGGTGCCGCTGTGGGGGCCACCTCCCGGCGGCGCGGGCGGGCGGCTGTGGCAGCAGGCCCACCGCCGGGCCTTTGCGGGTGAGGTGCTGACCGCCTACGAGACGCTGCTCACCGGGCTGTGCCGGCTCGACGTGCCCACCTTCAGCGTGGCGCTGCGGCGCCTGAGTGACCTCGGCCAGCGCGGCAGCCTGACCCCGGCGCTCGACAGTGCGCGGGCCGCGCAGCTCACCCTCAACCTCTGGGACCGCGAGGCGCAGACCCTCGCTGCCCAGCGTGACCGCCTCAGCCCCCGCTTACCGCGCCCGACGGTGGCCGAGGCGCTCGACGTGCAGATCTGGCTCGAACACGCCCTGCGGCCCCTGACCGCCGTGCCCCCCGAGGCCGACGTGGGGCACGCGGTGAGCAACGGCTTCGCGGCGATGCTGGCGCTACATGGGCTGTGGCAGCGCGGCACGCCCTTCGTCCTGACAGAGCACGGCATCTACCTGCGCGAGCGCTACATCGAGTTCCGGCGGGGGCGGCACGCGCCGGGGTACAAGACCATGCTGCTGCGCTTTTACCGCCTGCTGTGCTCGGTGGCCTACCAAAACGCGGCGCTGGTGCTGCCCGGCTCGCACTACAACCGCCGCTGGGAAGAACGGCTGGGCGCCGACCCAGACCGCATTCAGTGCGTCTACAACGGCATTGACCCCAATATCTTTCCGCCCGCCGAATCGGAACCGGAAGGGCCGGTGGTGAGCTGGGTGGGCCGGGTGGATCCCCTGAAGGACCTCGAAACCCTGATTCGCGCCTTCGACCTCGTGCGCCGCCGCCGCCCCGACGCCCGCCTGCGGCTGTTCGGCGGCACGCCCGTCGGCAACGAGGGCTACGAGCAGCACTGCCGGCAGGTGGCAGCGGGGCTGAACCTCGACGAGCACGTGAAGTTCGAGGGCCGGGTGGACGACATCACCGACGCCTACCGCGCCGGGCAGGTGGTGGCGCTGACCAGCGTGAGCGAGGGCTTTCCCTACACGGTGATCGAGGCGATGGCAATGGGCCGGCCCCCCGTCGCCACGCGGGTGGGCGGCGTGCCGGAGGCGGTGGGCGACGCCGGACTCATCGTGCGGCCCCGCGACGCGCTCGGGGTGGCGAACGCGCTCACCAAACTGCTCGACGACCCGGCGCTGCGCCAGCAACTCGGGCAGGCGGCCCGCGCCCGCGTCATGGACCTGTTTACCCTCGACGGCTGCCTCGACGCCTACCGCCGCGCTTACCCGGTGGCCCGCGCCGCCCGACTTTCGCCTTCACAGGGACCGGGCGAGCTGTGGTGA
- a CDS encoding V-type ATP synthase subunit B: MTLLQKEYNDVAYISGPLLFVNAASDLPNGAIVNIKDGNGKLRGGRVISVSDQNAVIQVFEETRGLDLATASVSLVEDVARLGVSKEMIGRRFDGLGRPIDGLPAVVAEQRLSVDGQPMNPAARAKPEEFIQTGISTIDVQTSLIRGQKLPIFSGSGLPHNELAAQIARQAKVPGHEGDFAVVFAAMGLTQREVSFFTQEFERTGALARSVLFLNKADDPAVERLLTPRMALTTAEYLAFEHGYHVLVILTDLTNYCEALREIGGAREEIPGRRGFPGYMYTDLASLYERAGVVEGKPGSVTQVPILSMPDDDITHPIPDLTGYITEGQIVVDRTLNSKGVFPPINPLPSLSRLQGNGIGKGKTRADHKNVADQLFAAYANGLDLRKLVAITGEDALTETDKLYLKFSDDFENYFIGQGDQDRSIDDSLTVAWGILSKLPQSQLTRLSKDSIDKYYGTKMDEMWKGGRSSI, from the coding sequence GTGACCCTTCTCCAGAAGGAATACAACGATGTCGCGTACATCTCCGGCCCGCTGCTGTTCGTGAACGCCGCGAGCGACCTGCCCAACGGCGCCATCGTGAACATCAAGGACGGCAACGGCAAGCTGCGCGGCGGACGCGTCATCAGCGTGTCTGACCAGAACGCCGTGATTCAGGTGTTCGAAGAAACCCGTGGCCTCGACCTCGCCACCGCCAGCGTCAGCCTGGTGGAAGACGTGGCGCGCCTCGGCGTGAGCAAGGAAATGATCGGTCGCCGCTTCGACGGCCTGGGCCGCCCCATCGACGGGCTGCCTGCCGTGGTGGCCGAACAGCGCCTGAGTGTGGACGGCCAGCCGATGAACCCCGCCGCCCGCGCCAAGCCCGAGGAGTTCATTCAGACCGGCATCAGCACCATCGACGTGCAGACCAGCCTGATTCGTGGGCAGAAGCTCCCGATCTTCTCCGGCTCGGGCCTCCCGCACAACGAACTCGCCGCCCAGATCGCCCGTCAGGCGAAGGTGCCCGGTCACGAAGGCGACTTCGCCGTGGTGTTCGCGGCGATGGGCCTGACCCAGCGCGAAGTGAGCTTCTTTACCCAGGAGTTCGAGCGCACCGGCGCGCTGGCCCGCTCGGTCCTCTTCCTGAACAAGGCCGACGACCCCGCGGTGGAGCGTCTGCTGACCCCCCGCATGGCGCTGACCACCGCCGAGTACCTGGCCTTCGAGCACGGCTACCACGTGCTGGTGATCCTGACCGACCTGACGAACTACTGCGAAGCGCTGCGTGAAATTGGCGGCGCGCGCGAAGAAATCCCCGGTCGTCGTGGCTTCCCCGGTTACATGTACACCGACCTCGCGTCGCTGTACGAGCGCGCCGGTGTGGTGGAAGGCAAGCCCGGCTCGGTCACCCAGGTGCCGATCCTGTCGATGCCCGACGACGACATCACTCACCCCATCCCCGACCTGACCGGCTACATCACCGAAGGGCAGATCGTGGTCGACCGCACCCTGAACTCCAAGGGCGTGTTCCCCCCGATCAACCCGCTGCCCAGCCTCTCGCGTCTGCAAGGCAACGGCATCGGGAAGGGCAAGACCCGCGCCGACCACAAGAACGTGGCCGACCAGCTCTTCGCCGCCTACGCCAACGGCCTCGACCTGCGCAAGCTCGTGGCAATCACCGGTGAAGACGCGCTGACCGAGACCGACAAGCTGTACCTGAAGTTCTCCGATGATTTCGAAAACTACTTCATCGGCCAGGGCGACCAGGACCGCAGCATCGACGACTCGCTGACCGTCGCCTGGGGCATTCTGTCCAAACTGCCGCAGAGCCAGCTCACCCGTCTGTCCAAGGACTCCATCGACAAGTACTACGGCACCAAGATGGACGAAATGTGGAAGGGCGGACGCAGCAGCATCTAA
- a CDS encoding sulfite oxidase-like oxidoreductase encodes MLGKFFKKPADDMGGRIPPGQTLTTRFPVLTYGPAQHYAPQDVQLRISGLAGARTFGWADLLALPQTTLTYDIHCVTHWSKLDTTWTGVRVTDLLAVLDVDPRATHVMQRSVGGYTTNLSLEDFARPENLLAHTFDGQPLAAEHGGPLRLVVPHLYFWKSAKWLTELEFMAADAPGFWEKNGYHMRGDPFQEQRYDDD; translated from the coding sequence ATGCTCGGCAAGTTTTTCAAGAAACCGGCGGACGACATGGGCGGGCGCATTCCACCCGGTCAAACGCTGACCACCCGTTTTCCGGTGCTGACCTACGGCCCGGCGCAGCACTACGCGCCGCAGGACGTGCAGCTCCGCATCAGCGGGCTGGCGGGGGCGCGCACCTTCGGCTGGGCCGACCTGCTGGCGCTGCCGCAGACCACCTTGACCTACGACATCCACTGCGTGACCCACTGGAGCAAGCTCGACACGACCTGGACCGGCGTGCGGGTGACCGACCTGCTGGCGGTGCTCGACGTGGACCCGCGCGCCACCCACGTCATGCAGCGCAGTGTGGGCGGTTACACGACCAACCTGTCCCTTGAAGACTTCGCCCGGCCCGAGAACCTGCTGGCGCACACCTTCGACGGGCAGCCGCTCGCCGCCGAGCACGGTGGCCCGCTGCGGCTGGTCGTGCCGCACCTGTATTTCTGGAAGTCGGCCAAGTGGCTCACCGAACTGGAGTTCATGGCCGCCGACGCGCCCGGCTTCTGGGAGAAAAACGGCTACCACATGCGCGGCGACCCTTTTCAAGAGCAGCGCTATGACGATGATTGA
- a CDS encoding endo alpha-1,4 polygalactosaminidase, producing MSAPTEPPAPQLAVYYGPATAPALATLAAFPRVVVQAPLYTPEQLAALRGGSTHVLAYLSVGEDHPLGDWECRPGSAAYHQQPNAAWPSVVVDAAHPLWHSTLLTRAEQALEHTDGLLLDTLESADPAATLALLRHLRAVFPQAALWANRGFTLWPALPELLRSAPDSGVLFEAFSTHHTPYALHDVAGLAYTAAWLTEVRRSGLAVHALDYADRPELAAAARARAAALNLPTFVSDRALSRPGGWPALEEL from the coding sequence ATGTCAGCGCCCACTGAGCCCCCCGCTCCGCAGCTCGCCGTGTACTACGGCCCAGCCACCGCACCGGCTCTGGCAACGCTGGCGGCCTTTCCACGGGTGGTCGTGCAAGCGCCGCTTTATACGCCTGAGCAACTCGCGGCGCTGCGGGGCGGCAGCACCCACGTTCTCGCTTACCTCAGCGTGGGCGAGGACCACCCGCTGGGAGACTGGGAATGCCGCCCCGGCAGCGCCGCCTACCACCAGCAACCCAACGCCGCGTGGCCGAGCGTGGTGGTGGACGCCGCGCACCCGCTGTGGCACTCGACCCTGCTGACGCGGGCGGAGCAGGCGCTCGAACACACCGACGGCCTGCTCCTCGACACGCTGGAAAGTGCGGACCCGGCGGCGACCCTCGCCCTGCTGCGGCACCTGCGCGCGGTGTTTCCCCAGGCGGCGCTGTGGGCCAACCGGGGCTTTACGCTGTGGCCGGCGCTGCCGGAATTGCTGCGCAGCGCCCCCGACAGCGGCGTGTTGTTTGAGGCCTTCAGCACCCACCACACGCCCTACGCGCTGCACGACGTGGCGGGGCTGGCCTACACCGCTGCCTGGCTGACTGAGGTGCGCCGCAGCGGACTCGCCGTACACGCGCTCGACTACGCCGACCGGCCCGAACTGGCGGCAGCCGCGAGGGCACGTGCAGCGGCGCTGAACCTGCCTACTTTCGTCAGTGACCGCGCCCTCTCACGGCCCGGCGGCTGGCCCGCCCTGGAGGAACTATGA
- a CDS encoding nucleotidyltransferase family protein has product MHAVILAGGQGTRLRPYTTRVPKPLVPIGGELSILEIVLHQLKSFGFTRVTLAVGHLSHLIRAFVGNGRQYGLDIDYTEEETPLGTIGPVLNVLPWLPEHFLIMNGDVLTDLNYGAFLRGHMASGDPLTVSTYHREIRSEFGVLDVDDSGEHIVAFREKPAVPFQVSMGVYGMTKSTLGRYQPGQVLGFDTLMLDLLAAGERPRSDLFGGYWLDIGRPEDYDTANEQWNEMQKVLLPGGIPPRPPQL; this is encoded by the coding sequence ATGCACGCCGTCATCCTCGCCGGAGGCCAAGGCACCCGCCTGCGTCCCTACACCACCCGCGTTCCCAAGCCCCTCGTGCCCATCGGCGGCGAACTCTCGATTCTGGAAATTGTGCTTCACCAGCTCAAGTCGTTCGGGTTTACCCGCGTCACGCTGGCGGTGGGGCACCTCAGCCACCTCATCCGCGCCTTTGTCGGCAACGGGCGGCAGTACGGGCTCGACATCGACTACACCGAGGAAGAAACGCCGCTCGGCACCATCGGCCCGGTGCTCAACGTGCTGCCCTGGCTGCCCGAGCACTTCCTGATCATGAACGGCGACGTGCTCACCGACCTCAATTACGGCGCTTTTTTGCGCGGCCATATGGCGAGCGGCGACCCGCTGACGGTTTCGACCTACCACCGCGAGATTCGCAGCGAATTCGGCGTGCTCGACGTGGACGACTCGGGCGAACACATCGTCGCCTTCCGCGAAAAGCCCGCCGTGCCCTTTCAGGTCAGCATGGGCGTGTACGGCATGACGAAAAGCACCCTGGGCCGCTACCAGCCGGGGCAGGTGCTCGGCTTCGACACGCTGATGCTCGACCTGCTCGCGGCGGGCGAGCGCCCACGCAGCGACCTCTTCGGCGGCTACTGGCTCGACATCGGGCGCCCCGAGGATTACGACACCGCCAACGAGCAGTGGAATGAAATGCAAAAAGTCCTGCTGCCCGGCGGCATTCCGCCCCGTCCTCCCCAACTGTGA
- a CDS encoding mismatch-specific DNA-glycosylase, translating into MTAPHDVPDLTGSGEYLVPDVLQPGLTLVLVGTAPSGISARARAYYANPENKFWRTLHAVGLTPRQLVPQEYATLPQYGLGLTDVAKRHSGVDAALPGEAWRPDELRRKVEHYRPRIVAFTSKRGASETLGVPTGKLPYGPQPQPLDWPAETELWVLPSTSPLGHNHFRLEPWQALGDRVRELRGAAEAGNPSPETPVL; encoded by the coding sequence ATGACTGCGCCGCATGACGTGCCCGACCTGACTGGCAGCGGTGAATACCTCGTGCCCGACGTGCTGCAACCGGGGCTGACGCTGGTGCTCGTCGGCACCGCCCCGAGCGGCATCAGTGCGCGGGCGCGGGCGTACTACGCCAACCCAGAAAACAAGTTCTGGCGCACGCTGCATGCGGTGGGCCTCACGCCCCGGCAACTCGTACCGCAGGAGTACGCGACGCTGCCGCAGTACGGCCTCGGCCTGACCGATGTCGCCAAGCGCCACAGCGGGGTGGACGCCGCACTCCCCGGCGAGGCGTGGCGCCCCGACGAACTGCGCCGCAAAGTGGAGCATTACCGCCCGCGCATCGTGGCGTTTACCAGCAAGCGCGGCGCCTCCGAGACGCTCGGCGTGCCCACCGGCAAGCTGCCCTACGGCCCGCAGCCGCAGCCGCTCGACTGGCCGGCGGAAACCGAGCTGTGGGTGCTGCCCTCGACGAGTCCGCTGGGCCACAACCACTTCCGGCTGGAGCCCTGGCAGGCGCTCGGTGACCGGGTGCGCGAACTGCGCGGGGCCGCCGAGGCCGGGAACCCATCCCCGGAAACCCCCGTACTGTAG
- a CDS encoding cupin domain-containing protein, whose translation MNAHLIPLAENAGVPNNPQLPARRYPSALKGQSAAQVRDHLKARDWFGSWTGQIYNFHHYHSHAHEVIVVLRGQAGVILGGAGGPELSVGEGDVLLIPAGVGHCSLHHSADFQIMGAYAAGRSWDICRPEDTDLAWARARIAEVPDWVQEPV comes from the coding sequence ATGAACGCGCACCTCATCCCACTCGCTGAGAACGCGGGGGTTCCCAACAATCCCCAGCTGCCGGCCCGCCGTTATCCCTCGGCGCTGAAGGGTCAGAGCGCCGCGCAGGTGCGGGACCACCTCAAGGCCCGCGACTGGTTCGGGAGCTGGACCGGGCAGATTTACAATTTCCATCACTACCATAGCCACGCCCACGAGGTCATCGTGGTGCTGCGGGGTCAGGCCGGGGTCATTCTGGGCGGCGCGGGCGGCCCCGAGCTGTCGGTGGGGGAGGGTGACGTGCTGCTGATTCCCGCTGGCGTGGGCCACTGCTCGCTACACCACAGCGCCGATTTTCAGATCATGGGGGCCTATGCGGCGGGGCGAAGCTGGGACATCTGCCGACCGGAGGACACCGACCTCGCCTGGGCCAGAGCGCGCATTGCCGAGGTGCCCGACTGGGTGCAGGAGCCGGTCTGA
- a CDS encoding HD domain-containing protein, whose protein sequence is MAQLDFVLTCDRLKTALRTTRLHDGSRLENSAEHSWHLALLALTLAEYAPTGTDVGRVVRLLLMHDLVEIGAGDLSFDAPAEAQAAQQEAEARAAAELFGLLPTDQAAEFLGLWQEFEARQTTEVRFARALDALQPMLLTWGPGAQGCAASHPELTHLRVLGLKEKHLREFPELWAAAQGVMAQAQARGVLQP, encoded by the coding sequence TTGGCCCAGCTCGACTTTGTGCTGACCTGTGACCGCCTGAAAACCGCCCTGCGGACCACCCGGCTGCACGACGGTAGCCGTCTGGAAAACAGCGCAGAGCATTCCTGGCACCTCGCGCTGCTGGCGCTGACGCTGGCCGAATACGCGCCTACCGGAACCGACGTGGGCCGCGTCGTCCGCCTGCTGCTGATGCATGACCTGGTCGAAATCGGGGCGGGGGACCTGTCCTTCGACGCGCCCGCTGAGGCACAGGCTGCCCAGCAGGAGGCGGAGGCGCGGGCGGCTGCCGAGCTGTTCGGCTTGTTGCCCACTGACCAGGCCGCCGAATTTCTAGGCCTGTGGCAGGAGTTCGAGGCCCGCCAGACCACCGAAGTCCGTTTTGCCCGCGCCCTTGACGCCTTGCAGCCCATGCTGTTGACGTGGGGACCCGGTGCCCAGGGGTGCGCCGCCAGCCACCCCGAACTCACGCACTTGCGGGTGCTGGGGCTCAAGGAAAAGCACCTGCGCGAGTTTCCCGAACTGTGGGCGGCAGCGCAGGGGGTAATGGCGCAGGCGCAGGCGAGAGGGGTGCTACAGCCGTAA
- a CDS encoding V-type ATP synthase subunit D gives MAGQISPTRSALLASKASLKTANGGADLLKRKRDALIGEFFALVKDALAAREQLSSVSKGAYTSLFGAKAWDSPEAVESLSLAGTGDYAVDMQIESIYGVKVPKINIPERAAQADFSPINVGARTIQASNDFGGVLEAIVKVAATETKLRRIGEEIKKTSRRVNALEQVVIPGIHDDIRFIRSVLDQREREAGYTQKKIKAKIEGKNKEAREAAAATSHGSAAD, from the coding sequence ATGGCAGGACAAATCAGCCCCACCCGCTCCGCGCTGCTCGCCAGCAAGGCCAGCCTCAAGACCGCCAACGGCGGCGCCGACCTGCTCAAGCGCAAGCGTGACGCCCTGATCGGCGAATTCTTTGCACTCGTCAAGGACGCGCTCGCCGCCCGTGAGCAGCTCTCGAGCGTGAGCAAAGGCGCGTATACCAGCCTCTTCGGCGCCAAAGCCTGGGACAGCCCCGAGGCCGTCGAGAGCCTGAGCCTCGCCGGGACCGGCGACTACGCCGTGGACATGCAGATCGAGAGCATCTACGGCGTGAAGGTGCCCAAGATCAACATCCCCGAGCGCGCCGCCCAGGCGGACTTCAGCCCGATCAACGTCGGCGCCCGCACCATTCAGGCGTCGAACGACTTCGGCGGGGTGCTCGAAGCCATCGTGAAGGTGGCGGCCACCGAAACCAAGCTGCGCCGCATCGGCGAGGAGATCAAAAAGACCTCGCGCCGCGTGAACGCACTTGAACAGGTGGTTATCCCCGGCATTCACGACGACATCCGCTTCATTCGCAGCGTGCTCGACCAGCGCGAACGCGAAGCCGGCTACACCCAGAAGAAGATCAAGGCCAAGATCGAGGGCAAGAACAAAGAAGCCCGCGAAGCCGCCGCCGCGACCAGCCACGGCAGCGCCGCCGACTGA
- a CDS encoding MJ1477/TM1410 family putative glycoside hydrolase: MKPLLCSLLLLSACAGPSEPQASGAGPAQTPPPVTVPMTPPSKKPALSAVQHWGVQLTGYGQTRLNAVHTSPFELVVVDPFDDDGTPWPAAEVRAAAQGRWLIAYLSMGAAESYRSYWQKGWKVGAPAWLLNEDPDWPGNFDVAYWDPAWQAIALAQLDRVIAQGFDGVYMDLIDAYQRHDNRPGARAEMVAWVCKIAAHARAQNPQFVIIPQNAAELIRDPGYAACVDASGNEETYVYAANRPTEAARQRELLASYRLWQQAGKPVFTIEYANQPALMKSAAERARAAGLIPYVGERSLDKLILNQP; this comes from the coding sequence ATGAAACCCTTGCTCTGCTCTTTGCTGCTCCTCTCCGCCTGCGCTGGCCCGTCCGAGCCCCAGGCCAGCGGCGCCGGTCCCGCTCAGACTCCTCCGCCAGTCACCGTCCCCATGACTCCGCCCTCCAAAAAACCTGCGCTGAGTGCCGTTCAGCACTGGGGGGTGCAGCTCACCGGCTACGGGCAGACGCGGCTGAACGCAGTTCACACCTCGCCCTTCGAGCTGGTGGTGGTGGACCCCTTCGACGACGACGGCACCCCCTGGCCCGCCGCCGAGGTCCGGGCCGCCGCACAGGGCCGCTGGCTCATCGCTTATCTCAGCATGGGCGCCGCCGAGAGTTACCGCTCCTACTGGCAGAAGGGCTGGAAAGTCGGTGCGCCGGCCTGGCTGCTGAACGAAGACCCCGACTGGCCCGGCAACTTCGACGTGGCGTACTGGGACCCCGCGTGGCAAGCCATTGCCCTGGCGCAGCTCGACCGGGTGATCGCGCAGGGCTTCGACGGCGTGTACATGGACCTCATTGACGCCTACCAGCGCCATGACAACCGGCCTGGCGCCCGCGCCGAGATGGTGGCGTGGGTGTGCAAAATCGCCGCGCACGCCCGCGCGCAAAATCCCCAGTTCGTCATCATTCCCCAGAACGCTGCCGAACTCATCCGCGACCCCGGCTACGCGGCGTGCGTAGACGCCAGCGGCAACGAGGAAACCTACGTCTATGCCGCCAACCGGCCCACCGAAGCCGCGCGGCAGCGCGAGCTACTCGCCAGTTACCGGCTGTGGCAGCAGGCGGGCAAACCGGTCTTCACCATCGAGTACGCCAACCAGCCCGCCCTGATGAAAAGCGCGGCGGAGCGGGCGCGGGCGGCGGGGCTCATTCCCTATGTGGGCGAACGGAGCCTCGACAAGTTGATTTTGAATCAGCCCTGA
- a CDS encoding NAD-dependent 4,6-dehydratase LegB has product MNQTDLSASSTSSTSRPLVAVTGADGFIGSHLTEDLVRAGYRVRAMAIYNSQGSYGWLDTVPGEVMEHVEVQLGDVRDAGSVRALMRDVQTVYHLAALIAIPYSYVAPRSYVETNITGTLNVLEAARDLGTGRVIHTSTSEVYGTARSVPIHESHPLQGQSPYSATKIGADKLAESYFLSFGLPVVTLRPFNTYGPRQSARAVIPTIISQLAAGRTEIKLGDLRPTRDFNYVADTARAFRAVGEAGPEVLGRTLNAGSGREISVGDTVKLIAQVMGKDVEVKQEDERLRPEGSEVMRLLADHRELQTLTGWQPQVTLEEGLKRTAEWFTDAGNLARYRVDQYTI; this is encoded by the coding sequence ATGAACCAGACTGACCTTTCTGCCTCCAGCACTTCCAGCACCTCCCGCCCCCTGGTGGCCGTGACCGGCGCCGACGGCTTTATCGGCTCGCACCTCACCGAAGACCTCGTGCGGGCGGGCTACCGCGTGCGGGCGATGGCGATCTACAACTCGCAGGGCAGCTACGGCTGGCTCGACACCGTGCCGGGCGAAGTGATGGAACACGTCGAAGTGCAGCTCGGCGACGTGCGCGACGCGGGCAGCGTGCGGGCGCTGATGCGGGACGTGCAGACCGTGTACCACCTCGCCGCGCTGATCGCCATTCCCTACTCCTACGTCGCGCCGCGCTCGTATGTGGAGACGAACATCACCGGCACCCTGAACGTGCTCGAAGCCGCCCGTGACCTCGGCACCGGGCGCGTGATTCACACCTCGACCTCCGAGGTCTACGGCACCGCCCGCAGCGTGCCCATCCACGAGTCGCACCCGCTGCAAGGGCAGTCGCCCTACTCGGCCACCAAAATCGGCGCCGACAAGCTCGCCGAGAGCTATTTCCTCAGCTTCGGGCTGCCGGTGGTCACGCTGCGGCCTTTCAACACCTACGGCCCGCGCCAGTCGGCCCGCGCGGTCATTCCGACGATCATCTCACAGCTCGCCGCCGGGCGCACCGAAATCAAGCTCGGTGACCTGCGCCCCACCCGCGACTTCAACTACGTGGCCGACACCGCCCGCGCCTTTCGTGCGGTGGGCGAGGCGGGGCCGGAAGTCCTCGGGCGCACCCTCAACGCCGGCTCGGGCCGCGAAATCAGTGTGGGCGACACCGTGAAACTCATCGCGCAGGTCATGGGCAAGGACGTAGAGGTCAAGCAGGAAGACGAGCGCCTGCGCCCCGAGGGCAGCGAAGTCATGCGCCTGCTCGCCGACCACCGCGAGTTGCAGACGCTGACCGGCTGGCAGCCGCAGGTGACGCTCGAAGAGGGGCTGAAGCGCACCGCCGAGTGGTTCACCGACGCTGGCAACCTCGCCCGTTACCGGGTGGACCAGTACACCATCTGA